One Hemitrygon akajei chromosome 11, sHemAka1.3, whole genome shotgun sequence DNA segment encodes these proteins:
- the LOC140736071 gene encoding uncharacterized protein isoform X3, with protein MIFFRSTAKPEQPTCDEHDEEKINIYCISCETPTCSLCKVFGAHKACEVAPLLNIYKQQKCELGDGIGALVATNDAIQTYITHLEETSKNIEDNCRSLKQTIYEKFDSLFAVLETKKQEMMRIITNEQDGKISHCKYLIQTYGQHIQSMSKLMESVLQSVEEPQMAVFLWNAKMLTAKVSEANTASVIEELDHDYENMDHYNIDLEKELNLLQAINFLEVKEKSEVEEAAAGEKEDNEVEARLSELSATKISEVFSGASAREESLSSSSEPCPEQPEIMGEIHEKENLSAEHCGVGDEEQGSGSSGAVVSASRDEPREVPSDDKVFVKDELSLASRGSGDQQFLDDPNVEYCSAVDDIAEKGKLSAECSGAGIGVEYYKIPIVVSPNVTEILGADAPNSISFALDKISAKDIFRAECNGARTEAPEDQTSVKSSVAETDYLEKNEPKIESSCSVVNVFESCPNAQLSIAADEVCVQEEPCAQSECAWNETIEDHPGAESLVAVVHTAEKECSLEPSGCLVNVREDDPRAEPTPIVEGLVKEGSDIAGFEAPERNEGNVESSGLMVNLPQDDLIIELSSSLNEVDSPEEKVSNVDSSGSAVNVPELISNVEPSNKGDDIPEEENLGSETSGGQICLPELEPSTESSNIVNEVPAKGSPHVVSVSTINDVPGKEGVNTDSEVPAVEILLMEESSAASPPVSDGVFETREVVAVSPDIVDVFPGIKGSIETLCNVTNATVKIEESNASAPETTAATSKECISRSPDQVSEIEILMDKSSSAIRPETMIQELIAAPSGTADVNASVVEPITAPCRASLESVVASPGPTSGIFPGSESTIPFTDVETGRSTQEKCDVTLSETTAQQGKSLSGNYDTGDLKMPQELAEVEDNTKLYPGWHKCGSWHVLKSTKLVSSPSPSAASHDLSVPSSATENQTQPEVSCVATVIKTPECENTGSPPAAKMENLNSATETTVQPMAMHELSTTDSPRHIFSFSWLNALAK; from the exons GTCTACAGCAAAACCTGAACAACCGACATGTGATGAGCATGACGAGGAAAAGATTAATATATACTGCATTTCATGTGAAACACCTACCTGCTCATTGTGCAAAGTATTTGGTGCACACAAGGCTTGTGAAGTTGCTCCTCTTCTAAATATCTACAAACAACAAAAG TGCGAACTTGGTGATGGAATTGGAGCACTTGTTGCAACCAATGATGCAATTCAAACATATATTACTCATCTAGAAGAAACaagcaaaaatattgag GACAACTGTAGAAGCCTAAAGCAAACAATATATGAAAAATTTGATTCCCTGTTTGCAGTTTTGGAAACAAAGAAACAGGAGATGATGCGAATAATCACTAATGAACAAGATGGGAAAATAAGCCACTGCAAATATTTGATACAGACATACGGTCAGCACATACAATCCATGTCCAAGCTCATGGAATCTGTGCTGCAATCAGTGGAGGAACCCCAAATGGCAGTCTTTCTATGG aaTGCAAAGATGCTGACAGCAAA AGTTTCAGAGGCCAATACAGCATCAGTTATTGAAGAACTAGATCATGATTATGAAAATATGGATCACTACAATATTGATCTTGAGAAAGAACTGAATCTGCTCCAAGCAATTAATTTCCTTGAAG TGAAAGAGAAGTCAGAAGTTGAAGAAGCTGCAGCAGGTGAGAAAGAGGATAATGAAGTTGAAGCTAGACTTTCTGAACTGTCTGCTACTAAAATTTCAGAAGTTTTTAGTGGAGCATCTGCCAGAGAAGAAAGCCTTTCTTCATCTTCAGAGCCTTGCCCTGAACAACCTGAAATTATGGGTGAAATCCATGAAAAAGAAAATCTCAGTGCTGAACACTGTGGTGTTGGGGATGAAGAGCAAGGTTCTGGATCTTCAGGCGCTGTGGTTTCTGCATCTCGGGATGAGCCCAGAGAAGTGCCCTCCGATGATAAAGTGTTTGTAAAGGACGAGCTCAGTCTAGCGTCCAGAGGTTCAGGGGATCAACAGTTTTTGGATGATCCCAACGTTGAGTATTGCAGTGCTGTTGATGACATCGCTGAAAAAGGGAAGCTTAGTGCTGAGTGTTCAGGTGCTGGAATTGGAGTCGAATACTACAAAATCCCCATTGTTGTGTCTCCCAATGTTACTGAAATCCTTGGGGCGGATGCACCCAATTCTATATCCTTTGCTCTAGATAAGATCTCAGCAAAGGATATCTTTAGAGCTGAATGTAATGGTGCCAGGACTGAAGCTCCTGAAGACCAGACCAGTGTTAAGTCTTCAGTTGCTGAGACTGATTATCTTGAAAAGAATGAGCCCAAAATAGAGTCTTCATGTTCTGTGGTTAATGTCTTTGAAAGCTGTCCCAATGCTCAGCTCTCCATTGCTGCGGATGAAGTTTGTGTTCAAGAAGAACCTTGTGCTCAATCTGAGTGTGCCTGGAATGAAACTATTGAAGATCACCCCGGTGCTGAATCTTTGGTTGCTGTGGTTCATACTGCTGAAAAGGAGTGCAGTCTTGAACCTTCTGGTTGTCTGGTTAATGTCCGTGAAGATGATCCCAGAGCTGAGCCTACCCCTATTGTTGAAGGTCTTGTGAAGGAGGGATCTGATATTGCTGGGTTCGAAGCTCCTGAAAGGAATGAGGGTAATGTTGAGTCATCAGGTTTGATGGTTAATCTACCTCAGGACGATCTGATTATTGAACTGTCCAGTTCTCTGAATGAAGTTGATAGTCCTGAAGAGAAAGTGTCCAATGTTGACTCTTCAGGCTCTGCGGTTAATGTGCCTGAACTCATTTCTAACGTTGAGCCCTCCAACAAAGGCGATGATATCCCTGAAGAGGAAAACCTCGGCTCTGAGACATCAGGTGGTCAGATTTGTCTTCCTGAATTAGAGCCCAGTACTGAGTCCTCCAACATTGTGAATGAAGTTCCTGCAAAGGGAAGCCCCCATGTTGTGTCTGTCAGTACAATTAATGATgtgcctggaaaggaaggggttaaTACTGACTCTGAAGTGCCTGCTGTTGAAATCCTTCTCATGGAAGAATCCAGTGCTGCATCTCCTCCAGTTAGTGATGGAGTCTTTGAAACTCGTGAAGTAGTTGCTGTATCTCCAGATATTGTAGACGTGTTTCCTGGAATAAAAGGATCAATTGAAACACTATGCAATGTTACAAATGCCACTGTTAAAATAGAAGAAAGCAATGCTTCTGCACCAGAGACTACAGCAGCAACAAGTAAAGAATGCATTTCCAGAAGTCCAGATCAAGTATCTGAAATAGAAATATTGATGGATAAATCTTCAAGTGCCATAAGGCCAGAAACCATGATACAGGAACTCATTGCTGCACCATCAGGAACTGCTGATGTCAATGCTTCAGTGGTAGAGCCCATCACTGCCCCTTGCAGAGCCTCTCTGGAATCAGTAGTGGCATCTCCAGGGCCTACAAGTGGAATCTTCCCAGGTAGTGAATCCACAATTCCATTTACAGATGTTGAGACTGGTAGATCAACACAAGAGAAATGTGATGTCACGCTCTCTGAAACAACTGCACAACAG GGTAAATCATTAAGTGGAAATTACGATACTGGTGATTTAAAAATGCCACAAGAGTTGGCAGAGGTTGAAGATAATACCAAATTGTATCCTGGTTGGCACAAATGTGGATCCTGGCATGTTCTTAAATCCACCAAATTGGTTTCAAGTCCCAGCCCAAGTGCTGCATCACATGATCTATCTGTACCATCATCAGCGACAGAGAATCAGACACAGCCAGAGGTCAGTTGTGTTGCGACTGTGATAAAAACGCCTGAATGCGAAAACACTGGGTCACCACCTGCAGCAAAG ATGGAAAACCTAAATTCTGCTACAGAAACCACTGTGCAACCGATGGCAATGCATGAACTGAGCACAACTGACTCCCCCCGCCATATTTTTTCATTTTCATGGCTGAATGCTCTTGCAAAGTAG
- the LOC140736071 gene encoding uncharacterized protein isoform X1 has protein sequence MSVPMEYNSMYRDSQAMDNLEKQLICPVCLEMFTKPVVILPCQHNLCRKCANDIFQTRGTALGSGGCFRCPSCHQEIILDRHGVYGLQRNLLVENIIDIYKQESLRSTAKPEQPTCDEHDEEKINIYCISCETPTCSLCKVFGAHKACEVAPLLNIYKQQKCELGDGIGALVATNDAIQTYITHLEETSKNIEDNCRSLKQTIYEKFDSLFAVLETKKQEMMRIITNEQDGKISHCKYLIQTYGQHIQSMSKLMESVLQSVEEPQMAVFLWNAKMLTAKVSEANTASVIEELDHDYENMDHYNIDLEKELNLLQAINFLEVKEKSEVEEAAAGEKEDNEVEARLSELSATKISEVFSGASAREESLSSSSEPCPEQPEIMGEIHEKENLSAEHCGVGDEEQGSGSSGAVVSASRDEPREVPSDDKVFVKDELSLASRGSGDQQFLDDPNVEYCSAVDDIAEKGKLSAECSGAGIGVEYYKIPIVVSPNVTEILGADAPNSISFALDKISAKDIFRAECNGARTEAPEDQTSVKSSVAETDYLEKNEPKIESSCSVVNVFESCPNAQLSIAADEVCVQEEPCAQSECAWNETIEDHPGAESLVAVVHTAEKECSLEPSGCLVNVREDDPRAEPTPIVEGLVKEGSDIAGFEAPERNEGNVESSGLMVNLPQDDLIIELSSSLNEVDSPEEKVSNVDSSGSAVNVPELISNVEPSNKGDDIPEEENLGSETSGGQICLPELEPSTESSNIVNEVPAKGSPHVVSVSTINDVPGKEGVNTDSEVPAVEILLMEESSAASPPVSDGVFETREVVAVSPDIVDVFPGIKGSIETLCNVTNATVKIEESNASAPETTAATSKECISRSPDQVSEIEILMDKSSSAIRPETMIQELIAAPSGTADVNASVVEPITAPCRASLESVVASPGPTSGIFPGSESTIPFTDVETGRSTQEKCDVTLSETTAQQGKSLSGNYDTGDLKMPQELAEVEDNTKLYPGWHKCGSWHVLKSTKLVSSPSPSAASHDLSVPSSATENQTQPEVSCVATVIKTPECENTGSPPAAKMENLNSATETTVQPMAMHELSTTDSPRHIFSFSWLNALAK, from the exons ACTCGTGGCACAGCTCTGGGCTCAGGAGGTTGTTTCCGATGCCCATCCTGTCACCAGGAAATTATTCTGGATAGACATGGTGTTTATGGACTGCAAAGAAATTTATTGGTGGAAAATATAATCGACATTTACAAACAAGAATCTCTGCG GTCTACAGCAAAACCTGAACAACCGACATGTGATGAGCATGACGAGGAAAAGATTAATATATACTGCATTTCATGTGAAACACCTACCTGCTCATTGTGCAAAGTATTTGGTGCACACAAGGCTTGTGAAGTTGCTCCTCTTCTAAATATCTACAAACAACAAAAG TGCGAACTTGGTGATGGAATTGGAGCACTTGTTGCAACCAATGATGCAATTCAAACATATATTACTCATCTAGAAGAAACaagcaaaaatattgag GACAACTGTAGAAGCCTAAAGCAAACAATATATGAAAAATTTGATTCCCTGTTTGCAGTTTTGGAAACAAAGAAACAGGAGATGATGCGAATAATCACTAATGAACAAGATGGGAAAATAAGCCACTGCAAATATTTGATACAGACATACGGTCAGCACATACAATCCATGTCCAAGCTCATGGAATCTGTGCTGCAATCAGTGGAGGAACCCCAAATGGCAGTCTTTCTATGG aaTGCAAAGATGCTGACAGCAAA AGTTTCAGAGGCCAATACAGCATCAGTTATTGAAGAACTAGATCATGATTATGAAAATATGGATCACTACAATATTGATCTTGAGAAAGAACTGAATCTGCTCCAAGCAATTAATTTCCTTGAAG TGAAAGAGAAGTCAGAAGTTGAAGAAGCTGCAGCAGGTGAGAAAGAGGATAATGAAGTTGAAGCTAGACTTTCTGAACTGTCTGCTACTAAAATTTCAGAAGTTTTTAGTGGAGCATCTGCCAGAGAAGAAAGCCTTTCTTCATCTTCAGAGCCTTGCCCTGAACAACCTGAAATTATGGGTGAAATCCATGAAAAAGAAAATCTCAGTGCTGAACACTGTGGTGTTGGGGATGAAGAGCAAGGTTCTGGATCTTCAGGCGCTGTGGTTTCTGCATCTCGGGATGAGCCCAGAGAAGTGCCCTCCGATGATAAAGTGTTTGTAAAGGACGAGCTCAGTCTAGCGTCCAGAGGTTCAGGGGATCAACAGTTTTTGGATGATCCCAACGTTGAGTATTGCAGTGCTGTTGATGACATCGCTGAAAAAGGGAAGCTTAGTGCTGAGTGTTCAGGTGCTGGAATTGGAGTCGAATACTACAAAATCCCCATTGTTGTGTCTCCCAATGTTACTGAAATCCTTGGGGCGGATGCACCCAATTCTATATCCTTTGCTCTAGATAAGATCTCAGCAAAGGATATCTTTAGAGCTGAATGTAATGGTGCCAGGACTGAAGCTCCTGAAGACCAGACCAGTGTTAAGTCTTCAGTTGCTGAGACTGATTATCTTGAAAAGAATGAGCCCAAAATAGAGTCTTCATGTTCTGTGGTTAATGTCTTTGAAAGCTGTCCCAATGCTCAGCTCTCCATTGCTGCGGATGAAGTTTGTGTTCAAGAAGAACCTTGTGCTCAATCTGAGTGTGCCTGGAATGAAACTATTGAAGATCACCCCGGTGCTGAATCTTTGGTTGCTGTGGTTCATACTGCTGAAAAGGAGTGCAGTCTTGAACCTTCTGGTTGTCTGGTTAATGTCCGTGAAGATGATCCCAGAGCTGAGCCTACCCCTATTGTTGAAGGTCTTGTGAAGGAGGGATCTGATATTGCTGGGTTCGAAGCTCCTGAAAGGAATGAGGGTAATGTTGAGTCATCAGGTTTGATGGTTAATCTACCTCAGGACGATCTGATTATTGAACTGTCCAGTTCTCTGAATGAAGTTGATAGTCCTGAAGAGAAAGTGTCCAATGTTGACTCTTCAGGCTCTGCGGTTAATGTGCCTGAACTCATTTCTAACGTTGAGCCCTCCAACAAAGGCGATGATATCCCTGAAGAGGAAAACCTCGGCTCTGAGACATCAGGTGGTCAGATTTGTCTTCCTGAATTAGAGCCCAGTACTGAGTCCTCCAACATTGTGAATGAAGTTCCTGCAAAGGGAAGCCCCCATGTTGTGTCTGTCAGTACAATTAATGATgtgcctggaaaggaaggggttaaTACTGACTCTGAAGTGCCTGCTGTTGAAATCCTTCTCATGGAAGAATCCAGTGCTGCATCTCCTCCAGTTAGTGATGGAGTCTTTGAAACTCGTGAAGTAGTTGCTGTATCTCCAGATATTGTAGACGTGTTTCCTGGAATAAAAGGATCAATTGAAACACTATGCAATGTTACAAATGCCACTGTTAAAATAGAAGAAAGCAATGCTTCTGCACCAGAGACTACAGCAGCAACAAGTAAAGAATGCATTTCCAGAAGTCCAGATCAAGTATCTGAAATAGAAATATTGATGGATAAATCTTCAAGTGCCATAAGGCCAGAAACCATGATACAGGAACTCATTGCTGCACCATCAGGAACTGCTGATGTCAATGCTTCAGTGGTAGAGCCCATCACTGCCCCTTGCAGAGCCTCTCTGGAATCAGTAGTGGCATCTCCAGGGCCTACAAGTGGAATCTTCCCAGGTAGTGAATCCACAATTCCATTTACAGATGTTGAGACTGGTAGATCAACACAAGAGAAATGTGATGTCACGCTCTCTGAAACAACTGCACAACAG GGTAAATCATTAAGTGGAAATTACGATACTGGTGATTTAAAAATGCCACAAGAGTTGGCAGAGGTTGAAGATAATACCAAATTGTATCCTGGTTGGCACAAATGTGGATCCTGGCATGTTCTTAAATCCACCAAATTGGTTTCAAGTCCCAGCCCAAGTGCTGCATCACATGATCTATCTGTACCATCATCAGCGACAGAGAATCAGACACAGCCAGAGGTCAGTTGTGTTGCGACTGTGATAAAAACGCCTGAATGCGAAAACACTGGGTCACCACCTGCAGCAAAG ATGGAAAACCTAAATTCTGCTACAGAAACCACTGTGCAACCGATGGCAATGCATGAACTGAGCACAACTGACTCCCCCCGCCATATTTTTTCATTTTCATGGCTGAATGCTCTTGCAAAGTAG
- the LOC140736071 gene encoding uncharacterized protein isoform X2: protein MSVPMEYNSMYRDSQAMDNLEKQLICPVCLEMFTKPVVILPCQHNLCRKCANDIFQTRGTALGSGGCFRCPSCHQEIILDRHGVYGLQRNLLVENIIDIYKQESLRSTAKPEQPTCDEHDEEKINIYCISCETPTCSLCKVFGAHKACEVAPLLNIYKQQKCELGDGIGALVATNDAIQTYITHLEETSKNIEDNCRSLKQTIYEKFDSLFAVLETKKQEMMRIITNEQDGKISHCKYLIQTYGQHIQSMSKLMESVLQSVEEPQMAVFLWNAKMLTAKVSEANTASVIEELDHDYENMDHYNIDLEKELNLLQAINFLEVKEKSEVEEAAAGEKEDNEVEARLSELSATKISEVFSGASAREESLSSSSEPCPEQPEIMGEIHEKENLSAEHCGVGDEEQGSGSSGAVVSASRDEPREVPSDDKVFVKDELSLASRGSGDQQFLDDPNVEYCSAVDDIAEKGKLSAECSGAGIGVEYYKIPIVVSPNVTEILGADAPNSISFALDKISAKDIFRAECNGARTEAPEDQTSVKSSVAETDYLEKNEPKIESSCSVVNVFESCPNAQLSIAADEVCVQEEPCAQSECAWNETIEDHPGAESLVAVVHTAEKECSLEPSGCLVNVREDDPRAEPTPIVEGLVKEGSDIAGFEAPERNEGNVESSGLMVNLPQDDLIIELSSSLNEVDSPEEKVSNVDSSGSAVNVPELISNVEPSNKGDDIPEEENLGSETSGGQICLPELEPSTESSNIVNEVPAKGSPHVVSVSTINDVPGKEGVNTDSEVPAVEILLMEESSAASPPVSDGVFETREVVAVSPDIVDVFPGIKGSIETLCNVTNATVKIEESNASAPETTAATSKECISRSPDQVSEIEILMDKSSSAIRPETMIQELIAAPSGTADVNASVVEPITAPCRASLESVVASPGPTSGIFPGSESTIPFTDVETGRSTQEKCDVTLSETTAQQGKSLSGNYDTGDLKMPQELAEVEDNTKLYPGWHKCGSWHVLKSTKLVSSPSPSAASHDLSVPSSATENQTQPEVSCVATVIKTPECENTGSPPAAKALGFCISLMAMMIILLNLWNRIEFMACTWKG, encoded by the exons ACTCGTGGCACAGCTCTGGGCTCAGGAGGTTGTTTCCGATGCCCATCCTGTCACCAGGAAATTATTCTGGATAGACATGGTGTTTATGGACTGCAAAGAAATTTATTGGTGGAAAATATAATCGACATTTACAAACAAGAATCTCTGCG GTCTACAGCAAAACCTGAACAACCGACATGTGATGAGCATGACGAGGAAAAGATTAATATATACTGCATTTCATGTGAAACACCTACCTGCTCATTGTGCAAAGTATTTGGTGCACACAAGGCTTGTGAAGTTGCTCCTCTTCTAAATATCTACAAACAACAAAAG TGCGAACTTGGTGATGGAATTGGAGCACTTGTTGCAACCAATGATGCAATTCAAACATATATTACTCATCTAGAAGAAACaagcaaaaatattgag GACAACTGTAGAAGCCTAAAGCAAACAATATATGAAAAATTTGATTCCCTGTTTGCAGTTTTGGAAACAAAGAAACAGGAGATGATGCGAATAATCACTAATGAACAAGATGGGAAAATAAGCCACTGCAAATATTTGATACAGACATACGGTCAGCACATACAATCCATGTCCAAGCTCATGGAATCTGTGCTGCAATCAGTGGAGGAACCCCAAATGGCAGTCTTTCTATGG aaTGCAAAGATGCTGACAGCAAA AGTTTCAGAGGCCAATACAGCATCAGTTATTGAAGAACTAGATCATGATTATGAAAATATGGATCACTACAATATTGATCTTGAGAAAGAACTGAATCTGCTCCAAGCAATTAATTTCCTTGAAG TGAAAGAGAAGTCAGAAGTTGAAGAAGCTGCAGCAGGTGAGAAAGAGGATAATGAAGTTGAAGCTAGACTTTCTGAACTGTCTGCTACTAAAATTTCAGAAGTTTTTAGTGGAGCATCTGCCAGAGAAGAAAGCCTTTCTTCATCTTCAGAGCCTTGCCCTGAACAACCTGAAATTATGGGTGAAATCCATGAAAAAGAAAATCTCAGTGCTGAACACTGTGGTGTTGGGGATGAAGAGCAAGGTTCTGGATCTTCAGGCGCTGTGGTTTCTGCATCTCGGGATGAGCCCAGAGAAGTGCCCTCCGATGATAAAGTGTTTGTAAAGGACGAGCTCAGTCTAGCGTCCAGAGGTTCAGGGGATCAACAGTTTTTGGATGATCCCAACGTTGAGTATTGCAGTGCTGTTGATGACATCGCTGAAAAAGGGAAGCTTAGTGCTGAGTGTTCAGGTGCTGGAATTGGAGTCGAATACTACAAAATCCCCATTGTTGTGTCTCCCAATGTTACTGAAATCCTTGGGGCGGATGCACCCAATTCTATATCCTTTGCTCTAGATAAGATCTCAGCAAAGGATATCTTTAGAGCTGAATGTAATGGTGCCAGGACTGAAGCTCCTGAAGACCAGACCAGTGTTAAGTCTTCAGTTGCTGAGACTGATTATCTTGAAAAGAATGAGCCCAAAATAGAGTCTTCATGTTCTGTGGTTAATGTCTTTGAAAGCTGTCCCAATGCTCAGCTCTCCATTGCTGCGGATGAAGTTTGTGTTCAAGAAGAACCTTGTGCTCAATCTGAGTGTGCCTGGAATGAAACTATTGAAGATCACCCCGGTGCTGAATCTTTGGTTGCTGTGGTTCATACTGCTGAAAAGGAGTGCAGTCTTGAACCTTCTGGTTGTCTGGTTAATGTCCGTGAAGATGATCCCAGAGCTGAGCCTACCCCTATTGTTGAAGGTCTTGTGAAGGAGGGATCTGATATTGCTGGGTTCGAAGCTCCTGAAAGGAATGAGGGTAATGTTGAGTCATCAGGTTTGATGGTTAATCTACCTCAGGACGATCTGATTATTGAACTGTCCAGTTCTCTGAATGAAGTTGATAGTCCTGAAGAGAAAGTGTCCAATGTTGACTCTTCAGGCTCTGCGGTTAATGTGCCTGAACTCATTTCTAACGTTGAGCCCTCCAACAAAGGCGATGATATCCCTGAAGAGGAAAACCTCGGCTCTGAGACATCAGGTGGTCAGATTTGTCTTCCTGAATTAGAGCCCAGTACTGAGTCCTCCAACATTGTGAATGAAGTTCCTGCAAAGGGAAGCCCCCATGTTGTGTCTGTCAGTACAATTAATGATgtgcctggaaaggaaggggttaaTACTGACTCTGAAGTGCCTGCTGTTGAAATCCTTCTCATGGAAGAATCCAGTGCTGCATCTCCTCCAGTTAGTGATGGAGTCTTTGAAACTCGTGAAGTAGTTGCTGTATCTCCAGATATTGTAGACGTGTTTCCTGGAATAAAAGGATCAATTGAAACACTATGCAATGTTACAAATGCCACTGTTAAAATAGAAGAAAGCAATGCTTCTGCACCAGAGACTACAGCAGCAACAAGTAAAGAATGCATTTCCAGAAGTCCAGATCAAGTATCTGAAATAGAAATATTGATGGATAAATCTTCAAGTGCCATAAGGCCAGAAACCATGATACAGGAACTCATTGCTGCACCATCAGGAACTGCTGATGTCAATGCTTCAGTGGTAGAGCCCATCACTGCCCCTTGCAGAGCCTCTCTGGAATCAGTAGTGGCATCTCCAGGGCCTACAAGTGGAATCTTCCCAGGTAGTGAATCCACAATTCCATTTACAGATGTTGAGACTGGTAGATCAACACAAGAGAAATGTGATGTCACGCTCTCTGAAACAACTGCACAACAG GGTAAATCATTAAGTGGAAATTACGATACTGGTGATTTAAAAATGCCACAAGAGTTGGCAGAGGTTGAAGATAATACCAAATTGTATCCTGGTTGGCACAAATGTGGATCCTGGCATGTTCTTAAATCCACCAAATTGGTTTCAAGTCCCAGCCCAAGTGCTGCATCACATGATCTATCTGTACCATCATCAGCGACAGAGAATCAGACACAGCCAGAGGTCAGTTGTGTTGCGACTGTGATAAAAACGCCTGAATGCGAAAACACTGGGTCACCACCTGCAGCAAAG GCACTAGGCTTCTGCATTTCTTTAATGGCAATGATGATCATACTTCTCAACCTTTGGAATAGGATTGAATTCATGGCTTGTACATGGAAGGGTTGA